One Brachybacterium kimchii genomic window carries:
- a CDS encoding GNAT family N-acetyltransferase, which yields MDPTLRAPSVPELLLAADALATWQRDDAPLQLHPGDLGWHSMKGLAATAAATRVWELDDVPVAIGLLDGPDLLRLAFAPGAEDDAALARRISSDLADPSHCILDAGPGAVEARGAAALRRTLAADAWEEGELWTPLRLDLGPMPDMSDALASADVVDPQSAPDFTEDEPTPDAADPDGGRPTDQGLPARLSPVEEWARVHFSAFRRRDPSPAELRGRARDWTVMAATPLASSSLTLLGRDDDYAAVAIATVWSAGAGRPGLLEPVAVHPEHRGRGFGRGITLSALHALRAMGASSALVCTPSSLSGAVPTYLSAGFRADDEVADIQRRF from the coding sequence ATGGACCCGACACTGCGCGCCCCCAGCGTCCCCGAGCTGCTCCTCGCCGCCGACGCACTCGCCACCTGGCAGCGGGACGACGCACCGCTGCAGCTGCACCCCGGCGACCTGGGCTGGCACAGCATGAAGGGGCTGGCGGCGACCGCCGCGGCGACCCGGGTCTGGGAGCTGGACGACGTGCCGGTCGCGATCGGGCTGCTCGACGGCCCGGACCTGCTGCGTCTGGCCTTCGCCCCCGGCGCGGAGGACGACGCGGCCCTGGCCCGACGGATCTCGAGCGATCTGGCCGATCCCTCGCACTGCATCCTCGACGCGGGCCCCGGTGCGGTCGAGGCGCGCGGCGCGGCCGCGCTCAGGCGCACCCTCGCGGCGGATGCCTGGGAGGAGGGCGAGCTCTGGACGCCGCTCCGCCTGGATCTGGGTCCGATGCCGGACATGAGCGACGCGCTGGCCTCCGCCGATGTCGTCGACCCGCAGTCCGCCCCGGACTTCACGGAGGACGAACCGACCCCCGATGCAGCGGACCCGGACGGCGGCCGGCCCACCGACCAGGGCCTGCCCGCGCGGCTCTCCCCCGTCGAGGAGTGGGCGCGCGTCCACTTCTCCGCGTTCCGACGGCGCGACCCCTCGCCCGCCGAGCTGCGAGGGCGCGCCCGGGACTGGACCGTGATGGCCGCGACCCCGCTCGCGAGCTCGTCGCTCACGCTGCTCGGCCGCGACGACGACTATGCGGCGGTCGCGATCGCGACGGTCTGGTCGGCGGGCGCCGGCCGGCCCGGGCTGCTCGAGCCCGTCGCCGTGCACCCCGAGCACCGCGGACGCGGGTTCGGCCGGGGGATCACGCTCTCCGCGCTCCATGCGCTGCGGGCGATGGGCGCCTCGAGCGCGCTCGTGTGCACGCCGAGCTCCCTCTCCGGCGCGGTGCCCACCTACCTCTCCGCGGGATTCCGGGCGGACGACGAGGTGGCCGACATACAGCGGAGGTTCTGA
- a CDS encoding GDSL-type esterase/lipase family protein, which produces MHTIDITDPLLHGHAELERTAHGVRVHRLPAWLRRLWPEPRLMAMEQQPAGVRLVLDTDARALDLTLRSARAAFPTAERPRGVLDVVIDGEAVSHDVLTGGTLVINDPSTGESSFSPGPAHTSRIELRPGTHRVELWLPYSEGILLDSLRAEADTGTGRPLVRPVAPSGPRWVHHGSSISHGSNAATPLGTWPVRAARAVGADLRNLGFGGSALVDAPVAQVIRDAPADVISLKLGINLVGGDIMRRRALVPAMHGFLDTIRQGHPDTPLVLVSPLHCSLFEGTPGPSALDPHALARGEIRFMSTGDPADLAGGRLDLPAVREVLAEVCAAREDPQLHHIDGLDLYGAQDEAELPLPDALHPGPEAHARIAERFVERVFADGGAFAQHGAPA; this is translated from the coding sequence GTGCACACCATCGACATCACCGACCCCCTCCTCCACGGCCACGCGGAACTCGAGCGGACCGCCCACGGAGTGCGCGTCCATCGCCTGCCCGCCTGGCTGCGGCGGCTCTGGCCCGAGCCCAGGCTGATGGCCATGGAGCAGCAGCCCGCAGGCGTGCGGCTCGTGCTGGACACCGACGCCCGGGCCCTCGACCTCACCCTGCGCAGCGCCCGCGCGGCGTTCCCCACGGCCGAGCGCCCGCGCGGCGTGCTCGACGTCGTCATCGACGGCGAGGCGGTCTCCCACGACGTCCTCACCGGCGGCACGCTGGTCATCAATGACCCTTCCACGGGGGAGTCGTCGTTCAGCCCCGGCCCCGCGCACACCTCCCGCATCGAGCTCCGACCCGGCACGCACCGCGTGGAGCTGTGGCTGCCGTACAGCGAGGGCATCCTGCTGGATTCCCTCCGCGCGGAGGCCGACACGGGTACCGGTCGGCCGCTCGTGCGCCCCGTCGCCCCCTCGGGGCCGCGCTGGGTGCACCACGGGAGCTCCATCAGCCACGGCTCGAACGCCGCGACCCCGCTGGGGACCTGGCCGGTGCGCGCCGCCCGTGCCGTAGGCGCGGACCTGCGCAATCTCGGCTTCGGCGGCAGCGCCCTCGTCGACGCGCCCGTCGCACAGGTCATCCGGGACGCTCCGGCCGACGTCATCAGCCTCAAGCTGGGCATCAACCTGGTGGGAGGCGACATCATGCGCCGGCGGGCGCTCGTCCCCGCCATGCACGGCTTCCTCGACACGATCCGCCAGGGCCACCCGGACACGCCCCTCGTGCTCGTCTCACCGCTCCACTGCAGCCTGTTCGAAGGGACTCCCGGGCCCAGCGCCCTGGATCCGCACGCGCTCGCACGCGGGGAGATCCGCTTCATGTCCACCGGCGATCCGGCCGACCTTGCCGGCGGTCGGCTGGACCTGCCCGCCGTCCGCGAGGTGCTCGCGGAGGTCTGCGCCGCCCGCGAGGATCCGCAGCTGCACCACATCGACGGCCTCGATCTCTACGGTGCGCAGGACGAGGCGGAGCTGCCGCTGCCCGATGCCCTCCACCCGGGCCCCGAGGCGCACGCCCGCATCGCCGAGCGGTTCGTCGAGCGCGTCTTCGCCGACGGCGGGGCGTTCGCCCAGCACGGGGCACCGGCATGA
- a CDS encoding GNAT family N-acetyltransferase, protein MNGGPTEVSVRPATTEDVAAFTGAFPDLIEDRWRPGGNRRSFVAVAPSGSGERIVGHCRAVDNTVHPGSRVMLLEVAPDFQGQGVDDALLRAQVDASTAPPRMKIFEHQVADQQLAERFGGIAVQVTPPWRYVVGPEMRAWAARHGPVGSAEIGPALAEEPGDLLALEVDHYIDQHASWSPTAPRESLLVELGEDHDPQSPSTWDRGRSRALRRDGRLVAAVLVWPAEDDEGGAREVSLRSRPYVGPSSRADKEACLAALIDASADGDELLIDSHLTMREEWAMMREVPGLVPSDGMGWMAITAIPVPGGPVPRPVPRELVPAETPWVHALLP, encoded by the coding sequence ATGAACGGCGGTCCGACGGAGGTCAGCGTGCGCCCGGCGACGACCGAGGACGTCGCCGCCTTCACGGGCGCCTTCCCCGATCTGATCGAGGACCGCTGGCGACCGGGCGGCAACCGGCGCTCCTTCGTCGCGGTCGCGCCCAGCGGCTCGGGCGAACGCATCGTCGGCCACTGCCGCGCCGTCGACAACACGGTGCACCCGGGCTCGCGCGTCATGCTTCTCGAGGTGGCGCCTGACTTCCAAGGCCAGGGCGTGGACGATGCGCTGCTGCGGGCGCAGGTCGACGCCTCGACGGCGCCTCCCCGGATGAAGATCTTTGAGCACCAGGTCGCCGATCAGCAGCTCGCGGAGCGCTTCGGCGGTATCGCCGTGCAGGTCACGCCACCGTGGCGCTACGTCGTCGGTCCCGAGATGCGCGCGTGGGCGGCGCGGCACGGTCCGGTCGGCTCCGCCGAGATCGGTCCCGCGCTCGCCGAGGAGCCGGGCGACCTGCTCGCGCTCGAGGTCGACCACTACATCGACCAGCACGCGTCCTGGTCTCCGACCGCGCCGCGCGAGTCGCTTCTCGTCGAGCTCGGCGAGGACCACGATCCCCAGTCACCGTCCACCTGGGACCGCGGCCGCAGTCGAGCACTGCGACGGGACGGCCGGCTCGTCGCCGCCGTCCTGGTGTGGCCGGCCGAGGACGACGAGGGCGGTGCGCGAGAGGTTTCGCTGCGCTCGCGCCCCTACGTCGGCCCGAGCTCGCGCGCCGACAAGGAGGCGTGCCTGGCCGCGCTCATCGACGCGAGCGCCGACGGCGACGAGCTGCTCATCGACTCCCACCTCACGATGCGCGAGGAGTGGGCGATGATGCGCGAGGTGCCGGGGCTGGTCCCGTCGGACGGCATGGGGTGGATGGCGATCACCGCGATCCCCGTGCCCGGCGGACCCGTACCCCGACCCGTGCCGCGCGAGCTGGTGCCCGCGGAGACACCCTGGGTGCACGCGCTGCTGCCCTGA
- a CDS encoding LacI family DNA-binding transcriptional regulator, with protein MTEKEHVTIYDVAREVGCAPSTVSRAFSRPGRVSAATHAKVMDAARRLGYRTDAPDQQERQGRQGRLGVAAPDLSNPYFAEVLSGMQEAAHVAEYLPILLDSGEDEERERISLERSLEVVDGIVLTGTRLSDATLLQLAKRVPIVVLNRRVAGLDSVTPDYEHGISQAVAHLATHHVRTVTYVAGPANSWSDGERWRSTRTIGTSHGMRVHRIGPFPPTSRGGEDAFTELIESTRGAGDPLPDAVICYNDLQALGLLVAALRSGIRVPQELQVIGHDDIPLSRLVGAGLTTVAAPKREQGRVAVDRIVRRIRQPSSVKGPVEGALPVRLVVRGSTGGRDGAASHDKR; from the coding sequence ATGACGGAGAAGGAGCACGTCACCATCTATGACGTGGCCCGCGAGGTGGGGTGCGCCCCGAGCACGGTCTCGCGCGCCTTCTCCCGTCCCGGTCGCGTCAGCGCCGCCACCCACGCGAAGGTCATGGATGCCGCGCGGCGCCTCGGCTACCGCACGGACGCCCCCGACCAGCAGGAGCGGCAGGGCAGGCAGGGACGGCTGGGCGTCGCCGCACCCGATCTGTCGAACCCCTACTTCGCCGAGGTGCTCTCCGGCATGCAGGAGGCCGCCCACGTCGCCGAGTACCTGCCGATCCTCCTGGACTCGGGTGAGGACGAGGAGCGCGAGCGCATCTCCCTCGAGCGCTCCCTCGAGGTGGTCGACGGCATCGTGCTCACCGGCACGCGACTCTCGGACGCAACGCTCCTGCAGCTGGCCAAGCGCGTGCCGATCGTGGTGCTGAACCGTCGGGTGGCCGGCCTGGACTCCGTCACGCCGGACTACGAGCACGGCATCAGCCAGGCGGTGGCGCACCTGGCCACGCATCACGTGCGCACCGTGACCTACGTGGCCGGTCCCGCGAACTCGTGGTCCGACGGCGAGCGCTGGCGCTCCACACGCACCATCGGCACCTCCCACGGCATGCGCGTGCACCGCATCGGCCCGTTCCCCCCGACCTCCCGCGGCGGGGAGGACGCCTTCACCGAGCTCATCGAGTCCACGCGCGGCGCCGGCGACCCGCTGCCCGACGCGGTGATCTGCTACAACGACCTGCAGGCTCTGGGCCTTCTGGTCGCGGCCCTGCGCAGCGGCATCCGGGTTCCCCAGGAGCTGCAGGTCATCGGCCACGACGACATCCCGCTCTCGCGACTGGTCGGGGCCGGCCTCACCACCGTCGCCGCGCCCAAGCGGGAGCAGGGACGCGTCGCCGTGGACCGCATCGTGCGCCGCATCCGCCAGCCCTCCAGCGTGAAGGGCCCCGTCGAGGGCGCCCTGCCGGTGCGCCTCGTGGTGCGCGGCAGCACGGGCGGGCGCGACGGTGCCGCCTCTCACGACAAGCGCTGA
- a CDS encoding nuclear transport factor 2 family protein, which produces MTDTHTPRGLAETYFLCWRRRDFTDLAPHLADEVAFDGPLASVRGREDCLEGLVGLARATTHLEVERRLVDENDVMTWFSLGVGGSEPTPVVNWCHVEDGRIRAIRVAFDPRGILAAG; this is translated from the coding sequence ATGACCGACACGCACACGCCTCGCGGACTCGCCGAGACCTATTTCCTCTGCTGGCGCCGTCGCGACTTCACGGACCTCGCCCCGCACCTCGCCGACGAGGTCGCCTTCGACGGCCCGCTCGCCTCCGTCCGCGGGAGGGAGGACTGCCTCGAGGGGCTCGTGGGGCTCGCCAGGGCCACCACTCATCTCGAGGTGGAACGGCGATTGGTCGACGAGAACGATGTCATGACCTGGTTCTCGCTCGGCGTGGGCGGCTCCGAGCCGACGCCGGTGGTCAACTGGTGCCACGTCGAGGACGGCCGCATCCGCGCCATCCGGGTCGCCTTCGACCCCCGGGGGATCCTCGCGGCGGGGTGA
- a CDS encoding helix-turn-helix transcriptional regulator translates to MKRSDRHRALVDLLRARAEQPIPVPRLAERFEVSTRTIERDIRALQEAGVPIFGVPGRTGGFAIGRDYSLPPLAITPSEALAVLAGLGVMHGSPLARDAGRVRDKVLAAMSPQQRAQGRTFAARVALMAPDVPTEDEVARVVREVLVEPRVVELAYRDPRTGERTERSVEPLGMILVRGNWILVGWCRLRDGVRGFRTDAITAIRQTSERPPVRDPDPFASDLSRWDFLAAAP, encoded by the coding sequence GTGAAGCGCAGCGACCGTCACCGTGCCCTCGTGGACCTCCTGCGCGCGCGGGCCGAGCAGCCGATCCCCGTGCCGCGCCTCGCCGAGCGCTTCGAGGTCTCCACGCGCACGATCGAACGGGACATCCGTGCGCTGCAGGAGGCGGGTGTCCCGATCTTCGGGGTCCCGGGGCGCACGGGAGGCTTCGCGATCGGCCGGGACTACTCCCTGCCGCCCCTGGCGATCACGCCGTCCGAGGCTCTCGCCGTGCTCGCCGGCCTCGGCGTCATGCACGGCTCCCCGCTCGCCCGGGATGCCGGCCGAGTGCGGGACAAGGTGCTCGCCGCGATGAGTCCGCAGCAGCGGGCGCAGGGGCGCACGTTCGCCGCGCGCGTGGCGCTCATGGCCCCCGACGTCCCGACGGAGGACGAGGTGGCCCGCGTCGTCCGCGAGGTGCTCGTCGAGCCGAGGGTGGTCGAGCTCGCCTACAGAGACCCCCGCACGGGCGAGCGCACCGAGCGCTCGGTCGAGCCGCTGGGGATGATCCTGGTGCGCGGCAACTGGATCCTCGTCGGCTGGTGCCGACTGCGGGATGGCGTGCGCGGGTTCCGCACCGACGCGATCACCGCGATCCGGCAGACGTCCGAGCGTCCGCCCGTGCGCGACCCCGACCCCTTCGCGAGCGATCTCTCGCGCTGGGACTTCCTGGCCGCCGCGCCGTAG
- a CDS encoding glycoside-pentoside-hexuronide (GPH):cation symporter → MTQPQPAGPGDPSPEALRAARPDPRAAMERLPFRKVFAYGAGDAGCNTAFAFAGNFLPLYFITVLGLPAGVVATISLVVLIWDAFADVIAGRIVDSTMTRWGKFRPFILFGSLPLMIMTVLLFTIPHMGSQGLTAVVAAVIYAVWGFVYSMVNIPYGSLAPAITQVAEDRGKLGAARTYGGQIITLLLVLVISPQINQHQGDADALQHSITISALGFLVLGMVLFMITFFGVRERVFRETPKLSVRQSLRVIRTNRPLAFLCASSVIFLGGMYGMQAVAAFFTTFVLGDATLFIWLTLAGVVANLVIAPFAPKIIGSIGKRRGYLLGCTAFVVGGIIMLLLGHVFAFALLGYFLINLGVGLNNTLMWALEGDTVEYGEWKNDDRAEGATYSLFSFARKMSQAVGRYLALSFIALFGFMSGSDAVATATNASDHVRLGLSLVMGGLPILMGILAAIVMKFYPIDEKTFSTMVEELHERREAEGAGTGA, encoded by the coding sequence ATGACACAGCCACAGCCCGCCGGCCCCGGCGACCCGTCGCCCGAGGCGCTGCGCGCCGCCCGGCCCGATCCGCGCGCCGCCATGGAGCGGCTGCCGTTCCGCAAGGTCTTCGCCTACGGCGCGGGCGACGCCGGCTGCAACACGGCCTTCGCCTTCGCCGGGAACTTCCTGCCCCTGTACTTCATCACCGTGCTGGGCCTGCCCGCCGGCGTCGTCGCGACGATCTCCCTGGTCGTGCTGATCTGGGACGCCTTCGCCGACGTCATCGCCGGGCGCATCGTCGACTCCACGATGACCCGCTGGGGCAAGTTCCGCCCGTTCATCCTGTTCGGCAGCCTGCCGCTGATGATCATGACGGTGCTGCTGTTCACCATCCCCCACATGGGCAGCCAGGGTCTGACCGCCGTGGTCGCCGCCGTGATCTACGCGGTGTGGGGCTTCGTCTACTCGATGGTGAACATCCCCTATGGCTCGCTCGCCCCCGCGATCACCCAGGTCGCCGAGGACCGCGGCAAGCTCGGCGCCGCCCGCACCTACGGCGGCCAGATCATCACCCTGCTGCTCGTGCTCGTGATCTCCCCGCAGATCAACCAGCACCAGGGCGACGCTGACGCCCTTCAGCACTCCATCACCATCAGCGCGCTCGGCTTCCTGGTCCTGGGCATGGTGCTGTTCATGATCACCTTCTTCGGGGTGCGCGAGCGCGTGTTCCGCGAGACCCCCAAGCTCAGCGTGCGCCAGTCCCTGCGGGTGATCCGCACCAACCGTCCGCTCGCGTTCCTGTGCGCCTCGAGCGTGATCTTTCTGGGCGGGATGTACGGGATGCAGGCGGTCGCCGCCTTCTTCACCACCTTCGTGCTGGGCGACGCGACCCTGTTCATCTGGCTGACCCTCGCGGGCGTCGTCGCGAACCTCGTGATCGCGCCCTTCGCCCCGAAGATCATCGGCAGCATCGGCAAGCGCCGCGGCTACCTGCTGGGCTGCACGGCGTTCGTGGTCGGCGGCATCATCATGCTGCTGCTGGGCCACGTGTTCGCCTTCGCGCTGCTGGGCTACTTCCTCATCAACCTGGGCGTGGGCCTGAACAACACCCTGATGTGGGCCCTCGAGGGCGACACCGTCGAGTACGGCGAGTGGAAGAACGACGATCGCGCCGAGGGCGCCACCTACTCGCTGTTCTCCTTCGCCCGCAAGATGAGCCAGGCCGTGGGCCGCTACCTCGCCCTCAGCTTCATCGCCCTGTTCGGCTTCATGTCCGGGTCCGACGCCGTCGCGACCGCCACGAACGCCTCGGACCACGTGCGCCTGGGCCTGTCCCTGGTCATGGGCGGTCTGCCGATCCTCATGGGCATCCTCGCCGCGATCGTCATGAAGTTCTACCCGATCGACGAGAAGACCTTCAGCACCATGGTCGAGGAGCTCCACGAGCGCCGCGAGGCCGAGGGAGCGGGAACCGGGGCCTGA